The Mauremys mutica isolate MM-2020 ecotype Southern chromosome 1, ASM2049712v1, whole genome shotgun sequence genome has a segment encoding these proteins:
- the LOC123361744 gene encoding olfactory receptor 51G2-like, with amino-acid sequence MSAVNDTNFNSAVFLLTGIPGKEDIYLWISIPFCLIYVISIVGNSVILFIIRTDPSLHEPMYIFLSMLAITDLGLSIATMPTILGIYLFNSQEISLNACFAQLFFIHFVAKIESSVLVLMAFDRFVAICNPLRYTSILSLPRIAKMGLVFVLRGVAIALPFPFLLKRFRYCQANVLSHSYCLHQDVMKLACSDITVNTIYGLSMAILTVGLDSVLIFLSYVMILKTVLSITSHTECLRALNTCVAHLCAVLVFYIPDIGLAVIHRFRNGTSHLLKIPLGYIYLLVPPLINPIVYSVKSKNLRGRIMRAFVK; translated from the coding sequence atgtcagctgtcaatgacaccaaCTTCAACTCGGCAGTGTTCCTTCTCACCGGGATACCGGGGAAGGAAGACATCTATCTCTGGATCTCTATCCCCTTCTGCTTAATATATGTTATTTCgatagtaggaaattcagtcattctgtttATTATAAGAACAGATCCAAGCCttcatgagcccatgtacattttcctttccatgttggccatcACAGACCTTGGCTTATCAATAGCCACTATGCCGACAATCTTGGGCATATACTTGTTTAACTCTCAGGAGATCAGCCTTAATGCCTGTTttgcccagctgttcttcatccatttTGTTGCAAAAATTGAATCCTCTGTGCTCGTTTTGATGGCTTTTGACCGCTTTGTTGCGATCTGTAACCCACTGAGATATACTTCCATCTTATCCCTGCCGAGAATAGCCAAGATGGGGTTGGTGTTTGTGCTAAGAGGAGTGGCCATAGCATTACCATTCCCCTTTCTCTTGAAACGGTTCCGATACTGCCAAGCCAACGTCCTCTCCCACTcctactgcctgcaccaggaTGTCATGAAGTTGGCTTGTTCGGACATCACAGTCAACACCATCTATGGCTTGTCTATGGCAATCTTAACAGTGGGGTTAGACTCGGTGCTCATCTTCCTTTCTTATGTGATGATCctcaaaacagtgctgagcatcacaTCCCACACGGAGTGCCTCAGGGCCCTGAATACCTGCGTCGCTCACCTCTGTGCCGTCCTGGTCTTCTACATACCAGACATTGGCCTGGCCGTGATACACAGATTCAGGAATGGCACTTCTCACTTACTTAAGATTCCCCTGGGATACATTTATCTGCTGGTTCCTCCCCTGATAAATCCCATTGTGTACAGTGTGAAAAGCAAAAATCTTCGTGGGAGGATAATGAGGGCGTTCGTCAAGTGA